The segment TTGAATTTTGTTAATATTCTTACTGTTTCAATCTTAAGCTACTcgattttgttgaaattgtaTGAAGTCTGCAATCTAATGATGAAGATACTAATTAAATCTTGATCGATTGAATGAGTtggatattgtaccgtattgtGTTCTTTTAACGTCACTGTGCCTAGCAGAATGGAAAGgcagcaaaaattgaaaattccttTGTGGAGAACGGGGAATGTGCATTTAAGAAAATCACGTGAATCCGACAGGAAACAAATAGAGGTTGGAAATTGCACGCTATTACGTGCGCCCGATTTTTCGCGACGCTCGACGTTGACGAGACGCTGTATTTACGGATCAACGAACTCCCCGGGAAGCCTAGGCGAACCAGGCCACGTTTACAAATTCGATTTCGGAAAGTAAATTCGCCGTCCGCTTCCTCGAGCCGGTCTGTTAATAGAATATATCTCTGTGCGTTCAAAAATTGCACCAACATCAGTCTCAAAAAGATGTGAAAAATAATAACTATGTAAATCGGGGTAATTCTGGCGCAACAATTAATTCACAAATAGCTGttcgacattataaaaattgtaaaaaaggtTGTCCTCAGTAATCATTCACAAGGATGAAAATAATTGTGAAAATAGGGGTCGAAATCACTGCAGCTGGACAATTATTATCCATACCAAAAATACGTATTTTGTAATAAGAAATCTAGCAGTGCAAAAAAACAACATTTGTTTGGTACATTGAAGAACAGCATTAACTTATTGATGCTCTACGATTATATTTTTCGGTAGTTTTTAAAGTTTCTGTcctccaaaaaaaaaagaaatagtagaactacacAATCTAaggaacagcacggacccgagggtttttctttaCTGTACTATCTCGTGATCAGGATTTTGGAAGACTTATTCGACTGTAACTTTGTACCTGCGATAAATTCACTCTCTCCTGTCGAACCTCGTCGAGATGATCATGGGGTAGAATCGAGAATGGTTCCGCTGGTGTCCCGGGTCGACTGTATTCGTCGAAGCAAGGCGGCGGAACCGGGCTTTTCGGCAATTCTCCTGGTACCTTTGGCGGTCTTGGTCTGCGACGGAACAGTAAAGCATCTTATTAACGAGATCATGTTCGAGAGACAAGTTCCGAAAATGCTTCGATGCCGCTCGAcaaccactttttcgatcgcgGACCACGTGCAATAATATGCATTGAGCGTGTTGCATCGCGAGCGCACGCACAGCCCGAAAATACAGCAGTGTTTCAAATTAAGTCACGCGTTAGAGGCGCACGAGCTATTAGGCTTGCTCTTAGCTGCAAGTTAGGCGAAATCGACGAGCGGAAGCCGATCAAAAATCAACAAGACCGCTTATGTTAACATCCTGAGTGGctccgaacgaaattacttcggTCTGGCACGATTTAATAGTGACTAATAGACAGATATGAATGATTTTTTTGATCGAATACTTTTTATTACATTTCAATGTCTCTGTCAAAGATCGTCGTGACACCGGTAGAAGTGGTTGCCGAGCCTAAATGACTGTTAATGAGGCGCTGCGATTAATGCGATGAAGAAgtgtgtgagagagaaagagggacagAGAAAGGCAGGGTTTTAGTATGAAGGATTAATAGTGTTGTCACAGAGAGCGGCAGTAGCGCGGCGGTTAGGCGACACGACAAACGGTGCGCATAATAGAAATGTATAAAGGTGGAGAATGGCTTTCTGACAGACTAGTGACCGCAGCCCTGTTGCCAATGCTCGGCTTGATAATCGGAGGTGACGTGGTAATGTTGATACGAGGTGCACTCGACGGCTCAGACCTTTCGACTACAAGCTTTATAGATTCAGAGGTTTGAAGGAGTTTCTGGGCGTCTACATGCCTCACGTCTCGCACGTCGTACTCGTCGATTTTCTTGATCACATCACCCCTCTGGAGCGCCTCGTTCTCCGACTGAAAGCAGAACAGAATTCCCTCCGTTAGAGCTCGCGATATCTCCTCGTTTAACGCTGGAACTATCAAACAAACCTCCTAATTCCTATCAACCTCCTCCCAGTTTCTATGATCTAATTTCTACTAACTCCACCCTGCTTTTGTATAGAGAACAAGCATCTACCTTTAAATATTCAAAGGAGTATACTCAAGGATGTTACTATATTTTAGACTAgttaaaattgttaaacgaAGAAATACATTAGCTATTTTTTCAGTTACCTTGGAACGcgcttattttccataaagatacgCAATCTAGCGATAATACAGAAGCCGAGTCACTTAATAGTTCCCGCAAGGACTGTTCAGAAATTGTTAAGCAAATGACCAGCTAAGCCTTGGCTTTATACAATAATTGTCTACGGAATGACCTAGTAATCGAAAATGTATGTAATTTCATACTTCCAATTTGTAATCAATGAattcactcgaaaattaaatctCAGAATAAAATCGCGCGTTAACTTGTTTGGCTATTGCGTGCCAAATCTACTTCGTGCATTCGCGACTACAATGTGTGTATCCAAGATATTTTCACGGCAAGGTTACAAAAGATAGTAGGGCTACACGATCTAAAAAACAGAGTTTTTCTTAgctcaagactttactgtatcaAACAGACTACATTCTAATAAGTGTTTGAAACACACGAGAAATCGAGTAACGCCGCGGACTATTTTATTCGAACCCGCACAAACCGAAAACAAACGGTTAAAGGGGGATTAGAAAAAGGCGAGGACTGATAGATGCGGTAATGCACGATTATGCGTTAACGATCAACAGCTTTTGGCCCGGTTCCAAACGTGTTTATGGCCTCTCCTTTCTGTCTTCGGCGATCGTGCCAGAAAGAATTCAGCCGAGACGATCGTGAAGATGCACGAGATTAGGGCGCACGTGACAGGTGGATGCGAGAGACATATTAAACAGGGAACGATTCTGACGCCTGTAATTTAATCGCTATCAGAACGCTGCCGAACGAATCAATTGCTAACTGCATTGCGTTGTTCGAGCGATTTCTCCGCCTAATTTTGATTCTTTTGGTAATGTTACGATTGTGCAAtagttgtttagttttatatttgtgatgagtattggcaattgcctCTGTAAACATGTTCTCTAAACAGTTTATCTATCGGTGGATGCTTAGGTAAATGTCTCTTTAGAAAATGTTTCTTAACAATTTATGTGGATACTTGAAAGTGAGTTTATTCCTTCAAAAATCAGGGACTAACAGTCCAATAATTTATCTCGAGTAGTTCAGACCGTTATTCAAGAGAAACTAGAAGAGCGTCTACATATAACATCATAATTGGAAAGCATAGACTTCCGGTGATCAAACTGTTACTTATTGTTCGCCAATAATTCAGCTTTCTGTCATAGTATAGATCCATTCAAATAATTTCGAACCTCCCTGCGTCCCTGAGAACGCTGCCATCTCGCAGTGTGATATTTTAGCAATCTAGcacagcaaaattattgccTCGATGGATATATTCATAGTCTG is part of the Lasioglossum baleicum chromosome 6, iyLasBale1, whole genome shotgun sequence genome and harbors:
- the Zasp66 gene encoding PDZ_signaling and DUF4749 domain-containing protein Zasp66 isoform X11; protein product: MTRKQTLIVKLKRANTGKPWGIRIAGGADLGTPIVVTRSENEALQRGDVIKKIDEYDVRDVRHVDAQKLLQTSESIKLVVERSEPSSAPRINITTSPPIIKPSIGNRAAVTSLPRPPKVPGELPKSPVPPPCFDEYSRPGTPAEPFSILPHDHLDEVRQERVNLSQPYRTTPLVLPGAKVKKDAPLGECYLRHHPNPMIRAAPHHYEPAHPEVAMKQKVVHKQFNSPIGLYSEQNIADTIKCQASAIPIITQK